Below is a window of Solanum stenotomum isolate F172 chromosome 7, ASM1918654v1, whole genome shotgun sequence DNA.
AAAGAGGGTCGGAACCACATAATCTTACTGGTTTTTGCAACTAATCGCATCACTAGAAGTTCACATTCTAAAGAATGGTTGGGGCAGAAACATTCAGCTAACaataaaattgcaaaaaaagTTGTAAAAGTATCAAACCAAGAAAAGTATTTGGAAAcagaaaacattaaaaacttCCTCacaaagttaaatatttgctcaCACAAAGCTGCACCAAATACCACGCGAGATACTCCTAGTAGAGAACTttactcaaaagaaaagaaaaaaactccCAGTGGAGAATGTATCAATTCTCCGTTTGTCTTAAATCTAATTAAGTACTCTAAATAATAGTATCTAGTTTACAATTTAGGGTATGCTTGGGCTGTCCAACTACGAGTTTTCAGCCAAAATTGTCCCGTATCTTTGAGGGCAGGCTCAACTTGTTAGACGAACATTTATGCATACACCCAAGATAAGAATGACTTCCAGACATACGACTACAAAATAACAATGACTTCCAGAACTACAAAATAACAATGACTTGAAACTTTGCTACTGAACGTACCAAGTCTTAATCAAGCAATTAAAAGACTCATTCTTGCATACAACCAAGAAAGATAATTTACACGAGTTAGATAAAGTTTACTTACCTAGTTTTTATCCATAAGACTTGTAGGACTTGCCTCGTCTGAACCAGTTGAATTATTAATGATGTTGAAAATTGCAGCAGGAAGTCCATTCTGTTAAACATAGTACAACTAAAGAATTTAGTTTGTCGTATAAAGGAAGGATATGAGAATGAGGAAGAAGCAGAGATAGTGAGAGTGACTATAGTAGTAATGTAGCATTTACTAGTTTAGCAGTTTATACTAAATAAATACCATGGAACTTTGCATATGGGATACTAATGCCATTACGCCCTCTTTTAACAATTTTTGCTCACGCACTAAATGAGTTTCCATGACTTCTCGACTTCTCCGCTCCTCCTCAAGCTGATTTTTTACTTCCATTAGCTTGCTTTCTAAACTCTCTCGTTTACGCCGTTCTTCTTCTATCTCCTTTTGTTGTGCTTCCAGTTGCTCTTGAATTTCATCTCTGGATCTCCTACTTGCTGGCTTAACTCCCGATCCTTGACCACGAACATACCCTGCTTTTTCTCTCATAATTTGCATAAATGCAGCATTAGCAATAAGGTCCACATCGGTGCCCTCTtcaatttcttgaattttttcagCAACAACTTCTTTCACCTTATCCTACAAGCAAGTTATACAAGCTTTAACTTTCAAGATTTATTTAGACAGACTCATTCTAGGAATAAAGATAAGATTTTTCTATGTACATTCACTTCAGCAGAAGCATCATTAACCCAATGCCTGTTTGAGTTCACGTGAGTCATTTCCCAAAATTTCTGAGAGTTTGGCTCTTTTCCGGTGTTTGTGTCCCTCTACCAAAACAAATCAAATTACGTtattgataaaagaaaaatcaaaatccataaaataaaataaacgaAAGACATAGCTCACCGCTTCAAATGATACTGCTTGGAAGGATTTTCTGCCGCAAATATGATTCACCTCTTGTTTTGCcttattacttttatttctttcactCATTTTCTGCATTGATTTTGAGTCCatgaattcaattttaattataagaagtagaaaaa
It encodes the following:
- the LOC125871657 gene encoding uncharacterized protein LOC125871657 yields the protein MTNVHTNNAGTADVIATPPPGQKRKGRGKTTGLSIQKKLKESVNGKLKVIIPPDRMVAVGPGAKDFVTELSVTVLHNARHDVKNWKGVSDQAKDRIVAHMLDTFQLPDIQHNRDTILQTAKNLYRYRRSRLHDHFKKFATKEVRLQNMPSQVSEAEWKFLVEYFNSDDFKKMSERNKSNKAKQEVNHICGRKSFQAVSFEARDTNTGKEPNSQKFWEMTHVNSNRHWVNDASAEVNDKVKEVVAEKIQEIEEGTDVDLIANAAFMQIMREKAGYVRGQGSGVKPASRRSRDEIQEQLEAQQKEIEEERRKRESLESKLMEVKNQLEEERRSREVMETHLVREQKLLKEGVMALVSHMQSSMNGLPAAIFNIINNSTGSDEASPTSLMDKN